From a region of the Cucumis sativus cultivar 9930 chromosome 6, Cucumber_9930_V3, whole genome shotgun sequence genome:
- the LOC101214410 gene encoding uncharacterized protein LOC101214410 — protein sequence MAIAGLHNVSVLDSSFIRESQSQASRQLGNESSVSTRASSLRRIWRGLEDEQVVRGTQESISERSTDLSRTEAAEGQSTVQGDDSENMGMNISENDIDTWSDVQTASQNDDEESGEFGVVERERVRQIFREWMNSGMGEQTPNVSQMNNGSRAEWLGETEQERVRMIREWVQKNSQQRGTHGVNGEVQTAEIGTQVAQRSDGSVGSQNEGRIQHARRGIRRLCGRQALLDMVKKAERERQREIQVLSEQQAVSGFAHRNRIQSLLKSRFLRNSRLTVNARSVSVAESELGLLRRRHTVSGLREGFFSRLDSSVQSQASSRHSDTTSNSDDGDSLTDLNRTGSFEVLDDLREHSGIVNVESHEGSHSTGLTEVRPDPEGSTSEAREEPVPVVESSEKQVAESGLASQTPDTNSTEMRDDSGQGMRSILQETASNLLYREIPQIDAEDHTSVLDTEPSIQQDNTHDENVHDGSVFDHSERFQDNDLESVDPQESNTHDELNEDLGTVVEPNDRQASGFQQDEWENSIEEDINETHMESIGTNWSEEFLSTTYRDIHLQNAPEASHENAIFVEDVPNWFEGLPNREATSSRRLETFYFPEDDNAHNGEIRELLSRRSVSTLLSSGFRESLDQLIQSYVERQGHGSGNRDMDEMMPPYTSAEQEQEHDRQSEGQAGSVESHSLALPLPPTLPSRPLWDNELSNGSWSRRDFRQQFGADWEIINDLRIDMSRLQQRMSNLQRMLETCMDMQLELQRSIKQEVSSALNRAAGSEEMFEDSLPDDEPKWDRVRKGICCICCDNHIDALLYRCGHMCTCSKCANELVDARGKCPMCHAPILEVIRAYSL from the exons ATGGCTATTGCTGGTCTACATAATGTTTCTGTTCTTGATTCTTCATTTATTAGAGAGTCTCAGTCTCAAGCATCAAGGCAGTTAGGGAATGAAAGTAGTGTAAGCACCCGGGCATCCTCTCTTCGACGTATATGGAGAGGACTTGAGGATGAGCAAGTGGTGAGAGGCACGCAGGAGAGCATTAGTGAAAGATCTACTGATCTCTCAAGAACTGAAGCAGCGGAAGGTCAAAGTACTGTACAGGGTGATGATTCAGAGAACATGGGGATGAATATTAGTGAGAATGATATTGACACTTGGTCTGACGTACAGACTGCTTCACAAAATGATGATGAGGAATCTGGTGAATTTGGGGTTGTTGAGAGGGAGAGGGTTAGGCAAATTTTTAGAGAGTGGATGAATAGTGGTATGGGGGAACAAACACCTAACGTTTCCCAAATGAATAATGGTTCAAGGGCAGAGTGGCTTGGTGAAACAGAGCAGGAGAGGGTGCGAATGATAAGGGAGTGGGTGCAAAAGAATAGCCAGCAGAGAGGCACTCATGGTGTAAATGGGGAAGTCCAAACTGCTGAGATTGGTACTCAGGTTGCACAAAGGTCTGATGGATCAGTTGGAAGCCAGAATGAAGGCCGGATCCAGCATGCTCGGAGGGGTATTCGCAGGTTATGTGGCAGACAAGCTCTCCTTGATATGGTCAAGAAGGCtgagagagaaagacaaaGGGAAATTCAAGTATTGTCAGAGCAACAAGCTGTATCAGGCTTTGCTCATCGCAACCGCATTCAG TCATTACTCAAAAGTAGATTTTTGCGAAACAGTAGATTGACTGTGAATGCAAGATCTGTATCTGTTGCAGAATCTGAGTTGGGCCTTTTAAGGCGAAGGCATACAGTCTCTGGCTTGAG GGAAGGATTCTTCTCCAGATTGGACAGTTCTGTCCAAAGTCAAGCTAGTAGCCGGCATTCCGACACCACCTCTAACAGTGATGATGGTGATTCTCTAACTGACCTGAATCGTACTGGGAGTTTTGAGGTGCTAGATGATCTTCGTGAACATTCTGGGATTGTTAACGTGGAAAGTCACGAAGGCTCTCACAGCACTGGTCTAACTGAAGTTAGGCCTGATCCAGAAGGAAGTACCTCTGAAGCTAGGGAAGAACCTGTTCCTGTGGTAGAAAGTTCTGAAAAACAGGTTGCTGAGAGTGGTTTAGCCAGCCAAACACCAGATACCAACTCTACGGAGATGAGAGATGATTCAGGTCAAGGTATGAGAAGCATTTTACAAGAAACTGCCTCAAATCTTTTATACCGTGAAATTCCACAAATCGATGCTGAGGATCATACTAGTGTACTGGACACTGAACCTTCCATTCAACAAGATAATACTCATGATGAAAATGTTCATGATGGATCAGTATTTGATCATTCGGAAAGATTTCAAGACAATGACCTTGAAAGTGTAGATCCACAAGAATCTAACACCCACGATGAGCTGAATGAAGACCTAGGTACAGTAGTTGAGCCAAATGATCGGCAAGCATCTGGTTTTCAACAGGATGAATGGGAAAATAGCATCGAAGAAGATATAAACGAAACTCATATGGAAAGTATTGGTACTAATTGGTCGGAAGAATTCTTGAGTACGACATATAGAGATATTCATCTTCAAAATGCCCCTGAAGCTTCCCATGAAAATGCTATCTTTGTGGAGGATGTGCCGAATTGGTTTGAGGGCCTTCCCAATCGAGAAGCTACATCAAGCCGAAGGTTGGAGACCTTTTATTTTCCTGAAGATGATAATGCGCATAATGGGGAAATCAGAGAACTTTTAAGCAg GAGAAGTGTTTCTACTCTTCTTAGCAGTGGTTTCCGAGAAAGTCTTGACCAGTTAATACAATCTTACGTAGAGAGGCAAGGTCATGGTTCCGGTAACAGGGATATGGACGAGATGATGCCTCCTTACACATCTGCCGAGCAAGAGCAAGAGCACGATAGGCAGAGTGAAGGTCAAGCGGGTTCCGTTGAGAGCCATTCACTTGCTTTGCCTCTGCCACCTACATTGCCCTCTCGGCCACTTTGGGATAATGAGTTGAGCAATGGTAGTTGGTCACGACGTGATTTCCGTCAGCAATTTGGAGCT GATTGGGAAATCATTAACGATTTGAGGATTGACATGTCGAGGCTGCAACAGAGGATGAGCAACCTACAGAGAATGTTGGAGACATGCATGGATATGCAACTCGAGCTGCAGCGCTCAATAAAGCAAGAAGTTTCTTCTGCATTAAACCGAGCAGCTGGTTCAGAAG AGATGTTTGAAGACAGTTTGCCTGATGACGAACCCAAATGGGATCGAGTAAGAAAGGGAATTTGTTGTATATGCTGCGATAACCATATTGATGCTTTGTTGTACAG ATGTGGGCACATGTGCACATGTTCAAAATGTGCTAATGAGTTGGTCGATGCTAGGGGAAAGTGTCCGATGTGTCATGCGCCCATTCTAGAAGTGATTCGTGCTTACTCTCTATGA